In Zingiber officinale cultivar Zhangliang chromosome 1A, Zo_v1.1, whole genome shotgun sequence, the DNA window TCTCTGTGCTCAAATTTGTGTTAACCAATCGAGTGGTGACttttcaccaatcgattgatatcaaAAAACCTAATTTCTGAATATGATTTTTTAGCTCGAAAAATCCTATAATTTCATCGTTATTCGAGTTCTTCACAGATAATGTGAAAAACTCAAAATCTAGGTTATATCCTAGGGTTTTCCAATGCTATGTTTAATGGATATACATCAATTCGCTCATCCATAAGGAATAAAATGCAAAATTGATACATATTTCTAAATCGTCAAAAATATCATCAATCTTCAAAGCAATATTGAAAACCAAACAATAACAATAGCTAGCGAAGAGCTGACTTGAATCCATCGCAAAGGACTATTACTTCTTACTTATAGTTGAAGATCCTGGGAACACAACGGATGTCTTCTATAGGATTGAGCCAACAACCCAAGGTCCTTCTCaatagagaagaagaagcaagaggaagagAGCACAATTCAACATGCCTTAAATAAATCATATCTCTTACTTTATATACTCGGTCCAACCTAGGAGGACTATCCACCATAAAGTTCATCTCTCATTAATAATACATCAATGTCAATGAACTTGGTTAATGAATTTATATATTGAATCCACAtccatttaatttaaattcatttTATATGCAATCAAatattagatcatttaattaAGGTTAAGTTTATTTAATGATAATTAGTTGTGTGTTAatcaaatataagcccatcttatGAATATTAAGCCCACATAAATGGACTTAGTTAGATTTAGTTCATCCATATGGACTTAATCCTACACTTGTTTACTTGTTTGTATAATTGTGTATTTTTTTAACAGCAATTTCAGACAGAAGATACAGAAAATAAACTTCTAAAGCGTTTTTTGATTGAAAAGTTGCATTCATTATTACTTGCACCATCTACTTCTAAGAACACAATGAACTTTAAGATAAACGTGTTCATctggaaaagagggagagaagaggtgGTCCATATTATTGATTGGTCTCTAGCCTCAATGTGAAAGCCAAACAACTATCCTTCTTAGTGAGTAGCTATCGAGCTAGTGGAGATCACGTCCATCCTCCATGTTTTTAACAACAacataacaacaatcaaacaTTTTCTCATTAGgtagggtcggctgtatgaatccttttatgctattgagctctatctcttattatatcatcatctatatttaaataaattttatcttgttttattgttgctaactaagtctttttttgtcttcctcttcctcatttgatatgcatgttatcatagtttcacatcgcctaattggaacatttattggtcgtctaagtacatgtccgtaccatcttaaacgtgtctctcggagtttttcctcaatagatgcaactccgactttttctctaatgctctcatttcttattttgtccatcttcgtatgtccacacatccatcttaacatcctcatctctgcaactttcatcttctgctcatgtgctcgagtcatagcccaactttcagctccatataacatagcaggtttaactgcgattttatagaacttacctttaagtttaagaggtactttaaagtcacataaaacactcaacactcccctccatttcacccatcctacttgtattctatgtaagacatctctctcaatccctccatcattttgtaaaaatgatcctaaatatttaaatctctcggttccggacaactcgtcctctcctatcgtaacaattattttattacttcaaatattgctaaacttaaattccatatattctatttttaatctactaagcttaaaatatttctcttctagtgtttcccttcaAGATTCCAACTttgcatttactccttcacgtgtctcatctaccaaaaacATTTCCTCCATGTTTTTAAGATGAGATAAAATCGGTCAATTCAATCGGTTAAACTTACCGTccaaagttaaaattgattcaAATTAGTAAAAAGAATCGTGATCCGATAGTTTGAAACAAGATCACAGCGCACAAACATGATCAGATAGCTTGAAACATGTCCAAAACAGCCAAGTGAAAGTGGTCGAATTGAAAAATCCAAATACTGCCTGAAGCTTTTATGTAAGGAGTAAGGACCACTGCTTCAAAGAGTCATACATTCGATCATTCCAAAAGCAAAAAAGCTATAAACAATATTCCCAGCGCTTGAGACATTGAACCTTCTATCTAAatctatacatgtctaggaaaAGTTAAAGCATGCGAGGGATTCGTAATCTTCAGTAGTTTTCCCACTCCGACCAATTCTGGCGCTGTTGTTATCGTGCTATGTGAATCACCAGCCTCAAGTGTTTTCTTGTTTCTTAAGATTCTGATCTGGTTCCTTTTCCCCTGGAAGAAGAAGCATATATATGCACCAAATATTCCACAACTTCAGAGCAAAAATACCTAATAAGCAAACATCCAATTGATTGAGGTCTAAATCATATCTGAGAGTCTGAGACTTTACAAATGGAGAACCCTCTTCTTCACAGACATTATCTGATTGTAATCATTCTTATCCAGCTTCTCAATTAATTCAAGTGGGTCATGCACAGCCTTCTCTTCTCAGATCTGGTGCTAGATCTGGTGTCGGCAGCAGCTGCCAAAGTCAGATCAGGTTCTTCTTCTCATTAACAATGCTGAGGAGCCTCGCTACTCCATGTGTCCACAACTCATGGTCCCTATCGTTCAAACACTCAAATTCAATGACACGGTGCTCTGCTGTCCGCAAGCCAAAGTACCGACGTAGCTCACCACCTTCCAGCAGGTGCCGCCCTGGCCATGCCTGGATGTCCTTGCAGACATCTATGATCACACCTGCAATTAAAAGAGAGAACACATCAATTAGCCACGCATGGAGAAATTgaaagtctggaggtgtgagggAACTTACTCTTTTTCTTTTTGGTAATAGTTCCAGCAATATGcttactcttcatcttcagtaTCACCTACCAAGAGGGTGCCCCAAGAATTAGCATTTAAAACTATTGATCAATGTGATTGATCAACAACAACAATTTACCTGACCCAATATATTAATGTAGACCGATACTATCTTCCAGTGAAGTACACCTAAAGTTGAACAATTCTCATAAGGAATTCAAAAATCAAGTCCCTTAAAAAAATTCTGAACTTGGCATTTGGTCGATACCTTTTCGAGTGCGTTTTAGGAGATCGGTTCCCTTGGCAAGGAATTCCTGGCTACAAATGCCTAAGAAGTTATCTTCCTCGGGAATAAGCTCATCACTAAAGCCACTGCCATTGCTTTCTAGTTCCTTTCGTCGATTGCTTTGGCGTTGATGGTTGCGATTATTCAGTGTTCCCTTCTCGACTGGTATCACTGCGGCAATGTTCCACGCATCTTTGAGTGCCCTTGCCTTCAAAGTTGCTGCCCCTCTCAGTGCTGCCAAGCCATTAATTCTCATGAACTCAATCCAAATGTCTAGCCAATTctgatttcaaatgtttgttaaACTAAACTTGCAATTACCCGTCGCAGCAGCTGCAGTGAGAGTAACAATATCTCCAGGAGTCCTTACGTTAACAGCAGAACCGACGACAGAAGCCAGGTGCTCACGCTCTGCGCCCATCAACTCTGCAGCTTCCACACATTGTGATGCAACAAGAGTGGCAGCTGATGCGACTGCCATATCAATCCTAGTAGCACGATCATCTTTTCCACATCCTGAGGCGGCAGCAGTTGCTGCTGCGACAGCCGCAACTGCTGCAGCAACACTGGCTACTGAAACTGCAGCATGAAGCTGTGCATTCTGTGCCCGAGTCTCCTCTTTCTTCCTCTCCCTTCTGTCTTTGAGCCACCTTCCTACCGTCTTGCTGGTTACTCTGTGGTGTTGAGGCTTAGGAGTATTATTGCTCCGGTAGGACTGTATTGGTTGACACCAAAGACCAAATAATTCTCATTTCTTTAGTAACTGATCATATAAGAGCTTAGATTAGAAACCAACTAAGCCATATATAAAAGAGAATCTGATCCCCTTAATAATTGATCACCAAGAAGGCTATTGGAATTCCAAGAAAGCCACATATCTACTATACCTATGAGCATAATTTGCCTTCTTACTTTATTGCCAACTACACAACTACACATTTTGGGAAACAATAACCAATTGAAAACATTAGAAACTTTTTTCTTCTGTTTTTTGGCAAACTTATCCtacaaaattctcaaattaacaAATCCTGTTAATTTCAATTCGCTTTGAGCCCgaatgatatgaaaaaaaaattggagaCAAAAACAGTAGAAACTCGTAATAAAataatcttttattattttacatCTTTCTGGCAAGCAATGCATGGGTCAACCATTTGTGTTCAGTAAATAGGAAAAAAGAAACACTTGCAGGACAAAGGATTAGATGGAGCTATTGTACATGGGATTGGCCAGATAAAAGAATCATTGGAGAGGAGATGCAAATTTATCATGAAGTTGGTAAAAGGGACCAACTTCCTAAATGATGCAAACCTTCCTATTACATGCAGGACGAAAGACACCACATAAGTCAGTAAGGACAAGGCATGCAACAGTTCAGTAAAGAACTGAGATGCTGTTTTGCTTTTACTGACAAGGGTTGCTTCTTTACCCAGACAAGCACTGAGAGGAACAGGTCTTCTTTGACCTAAAGCAAAACAAATTCCACAGTCCAATGCAGGCCTTGCTCAGAGGGCAATCAGACAAAAGATATGGCTTTATTTTATTCATCAGGATGCAATTTTGGCTTCACTGACCACTCGgtaccaaaaatatatatatataaattgtaaGCGAATTCTGTTGAAAAATTTGGCTATCAATTCCTGGAGAAACTAAGGTGCAACAAGTGGAGGATTGGAATTCAAGAAATTGCATAAAATAAAGGAACAAAATCTGAAAACAAGAAAAAGCACAGGGCTTGTCTCCCTTCCAGACTAAAAAACActaaaaaatcatttaataacAAGAAGGGTAATAGATTTGTCAGGTGCTGTATCGAAAGAAGAGAAAGTGTTTTCGTCTTTCTCTTTATTCTTTTGCTTTGTTTTCCTCTAAACAAAATTAACAAAAGGCAATTCATAACTTGATGGCTTTGCCTTCAGTGCTCTTCCATCTTCCAAAGAAACCACAAGCTGGTCCTCGGGCAGCTAAGAGTAGTAGAATCTAGACTATGCGCTAGATATAGATTGAAATAGCATATGAAGTGCTAGTaagttttcttcctttttttcgtCTTTTACACGCCTCAACAAAATAATAAAAGCACTGGTTTTAACAAAGTAATGATGGAAAAACAAAGACATGTGTATAATGTTGGAGAGAAGAACGAACCTTGAGCTCATCCATTTCACAGGGGGAGACTGGAGGGCTATCGGAGAGCGATCCTCCGCCGATGAGAGGGCCGCTGCTGTGAGAAAGCCGGCCAGACGTCAGAGGAGACACTTCCTGCCAGTGTCCAAGAGCAGGGGATTAAGAACAGAGCACCAGAAACAACGAATCTGATCTGTGTGATGGGCTAATTGTTCCTACAGCACAATAAATCCTCCGATTCTGCTCTAAAGCAGTTATACTTATAATCATCCG includes these proteins:
- the LOC122038715 gene encoding VAN3-binding protein-like — translated: MDEVMPPRWETEGLRPPELPGDPMEFLSRSWSVSALEVSKALAPMPPTQGMILEEDAEETSTAIAGNPFSFASSTTSQMILERIMSQSEVSPLTSGRLSHSSGPLIGGGSLSDSPPVSPCEMDELKSYRSNNTPKPQHHRVTSKTVGRWLKDRRERKKEETRAQNAQLHAAVSVASVAAAVAAVAAATAAASGCGKDDRATRIDMAVASAATLVASQCVEAAELMGAEREHLASVVGSAVNVRTPGDIVTLTAAAATALRGAATLKARALKDAWNIAAVIPVEKGTLNNRNHQRQSNRRKELESNGSGFSDELIPEEDNFLGICSQEFLAKGTDLLKRTRKGVLHWKIVSVYINILGQVILKMKSKHIAGTITKKKKSVIIDVCKDIQAWPGRHLLEGGELRRYFGLRTAEHRVIEFECLNDRDHELWTHGVARLLSIVNEKKNLI